In Vespula vulgaris chromosome 10, iyVesVulg1.1, whole genome shotgun sequence, the following are encoded in one genomic region:
- the LOC127066968 gene encoding uncharacterized protein LOC127066968 has translation MSNKIEEVYNCIDQYNNGYALENIQNPSLIHDNQATFQNEHPHKLVVDNYSALIEVTVKTKGHNIMVSSTPNSGQNTEEGTRAKQNWYQALQEQTRPIVKKSLQSVSLKNQHTNKISSEPKDNKQRLDSQKQLKFRNCNVNKQLNDIPEKQAPTQKKLKEHLKKSLHTGISSGVSSLCSTKWISVLDKGIQCDRIFDSSNDKFSDFNPVRTLRFLMKELKDLIKDEKSCKILTKMEQALFRIPAELKKSTMDLEELTLHSRLNVTTAQLEEISKRVNTECSLREERDSLKRDIEKQLELLEVAQHKQSDLESSILELKEQLNESSKMIESKDKIIAKLKTDISKQMELTRQSHLEMQCLKLERDKLSVLSSYKDSEFNEYRNIIKEFQNQITEHLTSFKEACTREENSNVRGSVIPCGFAHSSLSSAFSDSNILTSWHDISISTIGPSTIKNELKKGAFKKENLSISEYKEADKDTIKVKMGEINESTNNKDSTQLEFISLPAAESILLPSYRDQGCIDQSDTNKDKDDPFASKTKLSNRVQQSVDPDSIITGTKSYVQCSKDNEKISYNKNLSKIRKTSQSDSKKKKHENQEIEDNSRFIESNISADLITSDINEQFQNIFDDVRRKNRISVNVPSPPRHYPYPDWTDSSLPSISVDSESNIVQSNII, from the exons ATGAGCAATAAAATTGAAGAGgtatataattgtatagatcaatataataatggtTATGCTTTGGAAAACATCCAGAATCCTTCATTAATTCATGACAACCAG gCTACATTCCAAAATGAACATCCTCACAAACTTGTAGTGGATAATTATAGTGCATTAATAGAAGTAACGGTAAAGACAAAAGGACATAATATAATGGTCAGCAGTACACCGAACAGTGGACAGAATACCGAAGAAGGAACAAGAGCTAAACAGAATTGGTATCAAGCCTTACAAGAACAAACTCGTCCCATTGTAAAGAAAAGTTTACAGAgcgtatctttaaaaaatcaacatacaaataaaatatcttctgAACCTAAAGATAATAAACAACGCTTGGATTCtcaaaaacaattaaaatttagaaattgt aaTGTTAATAAACAATTGAATGACATACCAGAGAAACAAGCCCCAACGCagaagaaattgaaagaacATTTGAAAAAATCTTTACACACTGGGATTTCATCAGGCGTTTCTTCATTATGTAGTACAAAATGGATTTCCGTTCTTGACAAAGGAATTCAATGCGATAGAATATTTGATTCTTCCAATGATAAATTTAGTGATTTTAATCCTGTTAGGACATTGAGATTTTTAATGAAGGAATTAAAAGATTTGATAAAAGATGAGAAATCATGTAAAATTCTCACGAAAATGGAACAAGCGTTATTTCGAATACCAGCAGAACTAAAAAAGTCAACAATG GATTTAGAAGAATTAACTCTTCATTCACGACTCAATGTAACCACAGCGCAATTAGAGGAAATAAGTAAACGAGTGAATACTGAATGTTCTTTACGCGAAGAACGAGATTCTTTAAAACG gGATATTGAGAAACAATTGGAGCTTTTGGAAGTAGCACAACACAAACAATCGGATTTAGAATCTTCTATATTGGAGTTAAAGGAACAATTAAACGAATCATCGAAAATGATAGAAAGTAAAGACAAAATAATAGCAAAATTAAAAACGGATATTAGTAAACAAATGGAGCTTACACGACAAAGTCATTTAGAAATGCAGTGTTTAAAACTTGAAAGGGACAAATTgtccgttctttcttcttataaaGACTCAGAATTTAACgaatatcgtaatattataaa ggaatttcaaaatcaaattaCAGAACATTTGACGAGTTTCAAAGAAGCTTGTACcagagaagaaaattcaaacGTACGAGGTTCAGTAATTCCTTGTGGATTTGCTCATTCTTCACTCTCTTCAGCATTTTCCGATTCTAATATCCTTACATCTTGGcatgatatatctatatctacgaTAGGACCTAGTACAATTAAAAATGAGTTGAAAAAGGGagcttttaaaaaagaaaatctatcgATCTCCGAATACAAAGAAGCAGATAAAGATACGATAAAAGTCAAAATgggagaaataaatgaatcaaCAAATAATAAGGATTCTACGCAATTGGAATTTATTAGTTTGCCTGCAGcagaatcaattttattaccATCTTATAGAGATCAAGGATGTATAGATCAAAGTGATACCAATAAGGATAAAGATGATCCATTTGCTTCTAAAACTAAATTATCTAATCGTGTGCAGCAATCTGTTGATCCTGATTCCATTATCACAGGCACGAAATCTTATGTTCAATGTTCAAAGGACAATGAAAAGATatcatataacaaaaatttatcaaagattCGAAAAACATCACAATCGGacagtaagaagaaaaaacatgagaatcaagaaatagaagataatTCTAGATTTATAGAAAGTAATATATCGGCCGATTTAATAACTTCCGATATAAACgaacaatttcaaaatatatttgatgatGTTCGACGTAAGAACAGAATTTCTGTTAATGTACCGAGTCCACCGCGACATTATCCTTATCCGGATTGGACCGATAGTTCTCTACCTAGTATCAGTGTTGATTCTGAATCAAATATTGTTCagtcaaatattatttga
- the LOC127066970 gene encoding kinetochore protein NDC80 homolog: MQNNSTGRRSSTNPVRVSMIDKRDKTDSRRTLTLKTKTSFSATDVSHIPRPRMRSSSCDPTNNGRSYLRSTGKSLLHPPTTPVTPSTNARRLNTIGLSTGRRTPSGDRVSNIGAKGARKDTRHLIDKNYQAHMLNKIDSYIHQIQCSSMLNNSGSLKPITLKMFVEVSDLLVKLIDPKQALTLANYIEELPKIAKKLHYPGIITKSLLKTANTAHSWPYVLGWLCWLVEVCEVKDLAYNNFQLNNLPFIGTEQQMKDNQNAFFFMLSMYNAWNDEKLDEEATLVNEYLQEIEKQQGVTEDDLTEAHDSLSREEHNFQEIEQKSKEIDVEVQNLKDILMSLQDDAGKQTSDIKAQEEYIKNLNIETEQLDIQNKHLCERIQIQNKQRTELLSIVKEQPMSKTEKDMILNKCLELQNYMHQFDEHLKDIQKDIYTLDIKIASVNNSLNKIVLAYNKEIFMHFGSDTNIDVEELKMPEKDLLDPYIMDKLNEKANLMNELKDGLTKKLTKLESYIEANTNELELLQEKKRTLQEQNVILHNKLKEKKANINNYKSEESKLREQIQILQNEIQSYQESTPDLQGITSEIEEVKEKLDAVKRRKMFIEQNGKRFFEKLYEIFGEHRNELGRILEKTEQRST; this comes from the exons ATGCAGAATAATTCAACTGGACGTAGATCGTCCACAAATCCGGTAAGAGTTTCCATGATCGATAAAAGGGATAAAACTGATTCAAGAAGAACGTTAACGTTAAAGACGAAGACTTCTTTTTCTGCTACCGATGTATCTCATATTCCCAGACCTCGTATGAGAAGTTCTTCATGCGATCCGACGAATAATGGACGTTCCTATTTAAGGAGTACTG GTAAAAGTCTGCTTCATCCTCCTACAACTCCAGTCACACCGTCGACTAATGCTCGTAGGCTTAATACAATAGGTTTATCAACCGGTCGAAGAACACCATCTGGAGATCGTGTCAGTAATATTGGTGCCAAAGGGGCTCGTAAAGATACGCGACAtttgatagataaaaattatcaagcTCATATGCTTAATAAGATAGATTCTTATATCCATCAAATTCAATGTTCTTCCATGTTAAACAATAGCGGCAGTTTGAAACCTATTACATTGAAAATGTTTGTTGAAGTTTCTGATTTATTGGTAAAACTTATTGATCCTAAGCAAGCTTTAACTCTTGCCAATTATATAGAAGAATTACCAAAAATTGCAAAGAAATTACATTATCCtggaattattacaaaatcattattaaaaacagCAAATACTGCTCATTCCTGGCCTTACGTTTTAGGCTGGTTATGTTGGTTGGTGGAAGTTTGTGAAGTAAAAGATTTggcatataataattttcaattaaataatttaccaTTTATAGGAACAGAGCAACAAATGAAAGATAATcaaaatgcatttttttttatgctaaGCATGTATAATGCTTGGAATGATGAAAAACTCGATGAAGAAGCAACTCTTGTCAATGAATATTTACAAGAGATTGAAAAACAACAAGGAGTTACTGAAGATGATTTAACAGAAGCGCATGATTCTTTAAGCAGAGAAGAGCACAACTTCCAAGAGATTgaacaaaaatcaaaagaaattgatGTGGAAGTTCAAAAcctaaaagatattttaatgtcTCTTCAAGATGATGCAGGTAAACAGACTAGTGATATTAAAGCACAAGAAGAGTATATAAAGAATCTTAATATCGAAACAGAACAGTTAGACATCCAAAACAAACATTTGTGTGAAAGAATACAGATACAGAACAAACAACGTACAGAATTACTTTCTATAGTAAAAGAACAACCCATgtcaaaaacagaaaaagatatgaTACTGAATAAATGTTTAGAACTTCAAAACTATATGCATCAATTTGATGAACATTTGAAAGATATACAAAAGGACATATATACATTGGATATTAAAATAGCATCTGTAAATAACAgtttaaacaaaattgttttagcttacaacaaagaaatatttatgcaTTTTGGTAGTGATACTAATATAGATGTCGAAGAACTTAAAATGCCTGAAAAAGATCTGCTAGATCCATATATTATGGATAAGTTAAATGAAAAAGCTAATTTGATGAATGAGTTAAAAGATGGattgacaaaaaaattaacaaaactgGAATCATATATAGAAGCTAATACAAATGAATTAGAACttctacaagaaaaaaagagaactttGCAGGAACAAAATGTAATTTTGCATAATAAgcttaaagagaaaaaagctaatatcaataattataaaagtgaGGAAAGCAAGTTACGAGAACAAATACAGATCTTGCAAAACGAAATACAGAGTTATCAAGAATCTACTCCAGATTTACAAGGCATAACGAGCGAAATAGaggaagttaaagaaaaattagatgcggtaaaaagaagaaaaatgttcattGAACAAAATGGGAaacgatttttcgaaaaattatatgaaatttttggTGAACATAGAAATGAATTAGGtcgaattttagaaaaaactGAACAACGGTCAACATAA